The DNA segment GTTCAATTAGATACTTGGGTATAGTTAAACTTTTTGCTTAATAGTTGGATAAAATATGTATCTGTATAGAGTAAagaaaacgtatgtatgtatatatacaactaaataaatacacacaaaatagcgttattacacacacatatatgctaCAAGGcttgtaaatatgtgtgcatatgcaaTATATGTAGCAGAGCTCACTAGATGCGGCATGATTTCAAGCGTCAAATTGGTTAAACCATTTAAAGTTGATAACTTTTGGTAgcgttctttatttttaaaccattttgaggtgtaaaaaatcgatattttgtgaattttcagATCACATTCTTGAATGGTAAGCGTgaattcgtttttattttttaattgtggctaattttatttcaatataatacTAACAACGCCTATATTCAGCTTTCAAGACCTTGAATCGAAAATCATCCTTTTGCTATTTCAAAGTTAATGAGCTCTGATGTGTACTAGGGGGGTTCTTATTATGTGTTTGTTAATTATATATCATTAATTCCATTATACATTCATATCCCTATGTctgttaattaaaaagtaaaagttaaagtaaaaaatattacaggTGACTGCCCGGAATATGTTTTTCGTTGAGACAATTGAACCCAACcatctttaattatttattatgtcAATTATTATAtaccttatatatgtattattaaatgCAGAGAAAAAAGTGTGCCCctaatacatacatgcatattaatattaagctaTTACTTTACAATCAACAATAATTGTATTtagctaaaataaaaataatataaataaaaactttcatataaaagtaagaaaaattaaaaatgttctaataaatgtgcatatgtaaggTTCGTATTTACATATTCGTGAGCAGCACATCTTGttggtatttaaaatattttttttactcgcCCATAATTTATTTGTCTGCATTTCAATCATGATTTCAATACAAAGCACATGCTCATgcacgggtttcaaaaaatccaaTTCGTTTCAGATAAAATGTTTGCCAACTTGTTGATATTCTGAAAGTCGGTCGTGCAACACCAAGGATGGCATTGTGTAAAAAAGATTTTTCGACGATTCTGAAATCTCTCTCGAATtacaattaaaagtgaaaaatcatttcaatgaaattcttgaAGTTATCTCAAACGACTACGACGTAGTTCCAGAAAAATTCGTTCGACATACCAAAATCATGGTGAAACTTACATAGACTTGCATGACTGGCAAACAATGTCTCCTACAGTTCAGAAAAAGCAGCCGAGGCTAGAAGTAAATACTTCCAACATTTTTTGAGTGGAGAGGGACAGTTATAGCCTGAATAGGCTATTATTAATATCGACTCATTGAGTAAATAGATAACCGAACAATAGGAAAACTATTTCCTGAGGAGACAATATGCTCTTGATAATGCGTCCAAGACTCGTGACTTCAAGTACTGAATACAAATGATCAAACACTAATTATTTCTCTtgggttaaaaaataaatgaacaagcgttattattattttttgtactattgtaatacatgtatgtatgtatgtacaatacatttgtatattaaagttttgactatttttctcattttataaataaatttagtttatttgatCTGTGAAGGTTCAGTAGGTTATAGAAACTAAGTTATGTCGTACTAATGAAGAGCTTTGGAAAACTCAACTAACTCCATGCCGCGAATACAGcctgtttatatatgtacatgtgaggGCCATAAAAATAGAATGTATGCAATATGACATCGGATTAATTGGTTGTTCAATTTGCTAAACGCATTTATCattaatttgcatacaaatatactttcATAAGTAAATACAGTACATgtacatgcatgcatgtgtggAGATAACAAATTGTTATACttgtcgtatgagtaactttaAATGCAGTTTTAACATATCAGATGAGCCGTAGGAATACCAAATGCAAAGAACTCAGCGCATTTagttagaaatattttagaatacagaataaaaactagttttatttatatactcttATGTGGCATTCATCATAAGATTATTGCTGAAGAATTTTCCCCCTGCAGAAGCTAATCTGAAATAACTGAGTGtagttttttatagaaattcatAATTAATACCCATTTAAGAAGGATAAGCTTGGCCAAGGTAAATTTATGCGCGATTTTTGTAgtattgattttcaaaataaagattttttaagcaatatcgtaatttagtttcttttcagtacaattttattataatcttTACATGGGGCTGATGAAATTTTCCGAGTCAACTTTAATTGCCGTTATTGCGCCGTACTTATGGACGTTTTCATTATTTGCTGTTGTAATGCCGCCATATTATATACTTCGTGCGGTTCCAACAAATCGCCACTGGATTTTGTATATTATTCGCATAGTTTTCGTACTTTATATGCTAGCGCAATTTGTGATCAGCTTCTGGGTCACTTATACCTATAATGTGCTGCTCAGTGGTTTTTTGATGCGCAACTCTTTGGATATTATGACTTGTGTATTAAGTATTGGCATTAATATCGTACAGCTTGTAGTGCAAATAACGGTATATGTACAAGCGTTAACCAAACACAATTTATTACGCGACGTCCTCAATGATATTGTCCAACTAGAATCGGATATACGAAAACACTTAAGGACCGATTTTCCATTGGCATCTTTTCGCTGGCGTTTGGGGCTTCGTGTTGGCATTTGGTTCGTGGTGGTTTCGACTTTTGTACCTTACCTGAGCTATATGCTTTACACTCAATATTTTAATCCAATTAAGCGtggaattattgtttttttcggcacaaTAATCCATTTCAAAGGAGTTGAGTATTGTATTAGTGTACAAACGATACAGGAGCTCTTACAACTGGTGCAGCAGCAGTTGGTACATTTGAGACGAGAGCTGGTGCGCTG comes from the Bactrocera neohumeralis isolate Rockhampton chromosome 2, APGP_CSIRO_Bneo_wtdbg2-racon-allhic-juicebox.fasta_v2, whole genome shotgun sequence genome and includes:
- the LOC126750991 gene encoding putative gustatory receptor 98b; this encodes MGLMKFSESTLIAVIAPYLWTFSLFAVVMPPYYILRAVPTNRHWILYIIRIVFVLYMLAQFVISFWVTYTYNVLLSGFLMRNSLDIMTCVLSIGINIVQLVVQITVYVQALTKHNLLRDVLNDIVQLESDIRKHLRTDFPLASFRWRLGLRVGIWFVVVSTFVPYLSYMLYTQYFNPIKRGIIVFFGTIIHFKGVEYCISVQTIQELLQLVQQQLVHLRRELVRCERVELRFSLYDDLQTNQKLLARVWNLLNQIERYFFIPMLMLFFINGFAIIQAIHWAYINFERDNLNLRLYRIIYTVMIILALLIPCYLSQCCIDEYNRFGTILHKLKTMGIDEQLNMRLQEYSLQLMHQKMLFTCGGFFDINLKNFGAISLTITTYIVILIQFKLQAETEKKSNIGIRFE